The genomic interval AACAAATAGATTAGATTTCATAATTACTGAAAAAGCCTGACAGGATTGCTGACAGGCTTTTTCGGTAATTCTACTTACTCTTCTACTTCTTCCCATATTTTACCTTATACTTCTCATAAAGGCGTTTTTGTTTATCATCCAGATTCACTTTCCCACCTTTGATAAATACCATCTGAACAACGTTGCCACGCATATCCAGTACGTCTCCGTCTGAAACTATAAAAGAGGCTTGTTTACCTTTTTCCAACGTTCCGACCTGATTACTAATTCCTGCAATTTCAGCTGCATTTTTGGTAATAAATTGTAATGCCTCGTCGGAAGTAACATTACCAAAACCGGAGGAAGTACCGGCCAAAAATGCCAGATTCCGTGTTCTCCACCATTCGTCTGAATAAGTTACAGCTACTTTCACACCTGCTTTATATAATATTCCGGGTAATTCGTAAGGTAAATAAACATTTTCATCCACACCGTTTGGCAACCGGTGTGTTTGATTAAGAATTACCGGCACCTGATTCTCTTTCAAAACCGATGCAACTTTATAG from Dyadobacter sp. NIV53 carries:
- a CDS encoding amidohydrolase family protein, producing MKKDDGIWMTWPAFLASSFNYDDFTVSVKRNEKRQEILDEFRSTFSDAKAYREGNNPAIKNLRLEAMKPLFEGTANLYVRADYAKDIVEAIKFVKEFGVKKLVIVGGDESYKVASVLKENQVPVILNQTHRLPNGVDENVYLPYELPGILYKAGVKVAVTYSDEWWRTRNLAFLAGTSSGFGNVTSDEALQFITKNAAEIAGISNQVGTLEKGKQASFIVSDGDVLDMRGNVVQMVFIKGGKVNLDDKQKRLYEKYKVKYGKK